The stretch of DNA CAATCATGAAACTAAGTTTTTCAAAAAAGCATAAACTTATTTTATTGTTTGGCATTCTTCTAATCGTCTTGCTAGTCGTTTTTGCTCAATTTTTTAAGCTTTCTCCATTAAAATCAGATTTAGAAACGAAAGAACAGACTTTGGCGACTGAAAAAAAGTTACTAGAATCTATTACTCAAAAAAAGCTTGATGAAACTAAACAGGTAACAGAAGATACAAGAGAATTACAGAAGAAAGTACCAGTTAGCGCTTTACAGGAACAGTTTATTTTGGATCTTGAAAAGGCGGAGAACGTATCAAATAGCAAGATTCTCAGCATGGGGTTTTCAAAAGATGCTGATGTACCGATGGAACCAGTAACTCCTTCTGCTTCTGAGACTGCTGAGACTACGGAAGTCCCTGAGGTTAAAACCGTTCAGGAAACACAGGCAGAACAAGCTGCTCCAGCTACTACAACTGGTTTAAAGAAATTGACTGTGAATTTAAGTGTTGAATCATCTAAGTATGAAGATATTGAAAAGTTCATCGCAACACTTGAATCATTAAAACGAATTGTCGTTGTCGAATCCATTAATTACTCTGGTGGAGAAGAAATAACGACTCTTGATCCTGAAAAAGTTGATGAACCATTATCTTATACTCTTACTGTTTCTGCCTATTACTTGCCAGGTTTAGATGATCTAATTGCTGAACTTCCAAAAATCGACGCTCCAGCACCTGCTAATAAGAAAAATCCATTAAACGCATTTTCAGATGCTAACTAGAATTACCTTTCTAAATACTCATAAAAAGGGTTATTACCATGAAAAAAATAATTTGTTTCAATGAAAATGGATATTCTCTTGTTGAAGTGCTGGCAGTCATTGTTATTTTGGGTATTATTGCATCAATTGGCCTTGTTTCTGTCTCTAATGTAATTGCGAGCTCAAAAGACAAGACATTTGTTAATAATGCATTAACGGTTGTACATGCAGCCGATTTATATCTAAATGATGAGAAAATTAAGGATAAAAATAGTGTAGATAAAATTACTTATGTGGAATTATATGACTTAAAGTATCTAAATAAATTCCACGATCCTTATACAGGTAATGCATTACCGCCATCAGCGGATACTTTTGTTGAAGTAATAGATGGCAAAATATCAAGCGTCTGTCTTGATGGATATCACCGTAGTCTTTGCGCTCCGGTAGATAATATCTCAGTAGACCAGATAACATTTAAATTAAATAATTAAAAAAATTGACGAAAGCATTGTATAACAAGACGACAAAAGTCTTGTTATTTTTTTTTGTCTATATGATAGGATGGTAGAAATTGCTATTGGTAGAGAGGAGTTATAAATTAGTGGACAAGCCGAATCGTGGCAATACCATCAAAATAAAGTTAAATGGAGAGACCCAAACTTTCTCAGAAGAGCCGATTAAGAAGGAACAAGAATCTAGTAAAGATTCTTTAACTAAAGTGACAACACTAGACGAAGACTTTAACGATCAAGATGTTTTTTTAGAGACTGCTGCCGCCAAGGAGTCGATGGATGAAAGTTTCGACTGGATTATTCCTGAATCTGCAGAAAATGACATTAAGGAATATAAAATAGTAAGTAGTCAGAATTCGAAAAAGGGCGGGAAAAAGAAGTCTGTTTCGTTTTCTACTTTTTCAATTAAACGAAATGGCGGTATATTAAAGTCTATTTTAGTAACAGCAGTTTTTGCTATCTTGATTGGGACGAGCTTTGGCGCACTAATGCTTAAACTAGTTATCCCAGATAACAGTAAACCGGTTGTAACTGAGCCTGAAGTTGTAGGTAACGGGACTGAGAAGGGGGCGGAGAGCAGCGATGGAAAGACAACTTCTATTGTTCTGGGAGCCCAAACCGCTTTTATTGTTCAAGGTGGTGCCTTCTCATCCAAAGATGCAGCCACTGGAGCAGCAAATGAAGCAAAAGGTAAAGGTGCGCCGGCTCAAACACTCACAATGAATGAAAAGGAATTTATGTTCCTAGGTGTGGCAGACTCTATTGAAACAGCCAAGCAAATGGAAGTTCATTATGAAGGTAATGGCTTTGATGATGTACTGCCAAAGCCAATCGCTATTGCTGAAAAAAATGTATCAGATATAAATGCAACGGAAAAAAGCTTTTTAGAGGCTGCCCCTGCCATTTTTCAACAACTCTCAAAGGTGACTTCCAATGCTATTGTTTCGGGCAGCATTTCAGCGGATGCTAGTAAAGAAGTCACGAGTTTGGGTGATAAGTTGCAATCATCCAAAGAGATCAAAAATGAAAAAGTGAAAACTCTAAACGCAGAATTATCGAGTGCCTTAGATAAGGTCAAAGGTTTTCAAGAAAAAAAGAATAAAGATAGTTTGGTTGAAGCACAACAGCATTTATTAAACTATCTTAGTACTTATTATTCATTGTAATCGACAAAAGCTGATATTTTCCGGGAAATTATTATTAGAGAAAGCCTGTCTTTGTTGGACAGGCTTTTTTTACTATTAAAGTCTAAATATTTTGACACTATTTTTTTGTATAAATTGACAAATTTCTTCGAACTTTAATGATATAAAAATTGTTTGCTTCTACAAATTCTGATACGATTAACATGTATCTCCCTAATTAATGCCAAAGGTAAGGTGATTGAATGCAGAACCTCATTTTAGCCTCTTCTTCTCCACGGCGAAAAGAACTTCTAGAAAACCTCCGTTTAACATTCACAATCTCAAGCAGTGAAGTAGATGAAAGCTTTGATCCAACGCTTTCTCCAGAGGATGTAGTAATGGATCTTGCCGAGCGAAAAGCACAGGTTATTTTTACAGAAAACAAGAATGCATTTGTCATTGGCTCTGACACGATTGTTGTAGCAGATAATCAGGTTTTAGGAAAGCCAGCTGACGAAAATGAAGCAAAAGAAATGTTGAAAAAGCTTTCGGGAAGAAAGCACGATGTGTACACGGGTGTATCCATTTTGTCTCCGAATGGAACAGCGCGTTTTTATGAAAGAACAGAAGTATGGTTTTGGGAGTTAACGGACGAGGAAATCAATTTTTATGCACAAAGTGGTGAGCCGCTTGATAAAGCAGGTGCATATGGGATTCAGCAGCTTGGAAGTATGCTTGT from Neobacillus sp. CF12 encodes:
- a CDS encoding pilus assembly protein PilO; protein product: MKLSFSKKHKLILLFGILLIVLLVVFAQFFKLSPLKSDLETKEQTLATEKKLLESITQKKLDETKQVTEDTRELQKKVPVSALQEQFILDLEKAENVSNSKILSMGFSKDADVPMEPVTPSASETAETTEVPEVKTVQETQAEQAAPATTTGLKKLTVNLSVESSKYEDIEKFIATLESLKRIVVVESINYSGGEEITTLDPEKVDEPLSYTLTVSAYYLPGLDDLIAELPKIDAPAPANKKNPLNAFSDAN
- a CDS encoding type II secretion system protein, which codes for MKKIICFNENGYSLVEVLAVIVILGIIASIGLVSVSNVIASSKDKTFVNNALTVVHAADLYLNDEKIKDKNSVDKITYVELYDLKYLNKFHDPYTGNALPPSADTFVEVIDGKISSVCLDGYHRSLCAPVDNISVDQITFKLNN
- a CDS encoding Maf family protein; translation: MQNLILASSSPRRKELLENLRLTFTISSSEVDESFDPTLSPEDVVMDLAERKAQVIFTENKNAFVIGSDTIVVADNQVLGKPADENEAKEMLKKLSGRKHDVYTGVSILSPNGTARFYERTEVWFWELTDEEINFYAQSGEPLDKAGAYGIQQLGSMLVKKINGDYFAVVGLPVARTYRELKRLGYQMS